The following proteins come from a genomic window of Cronobacter muytjensii ATCC 51329:
- the hrpB gene encoding ATP-dependent helicase HrpB → MSSLPVAAVLPELLNALQHAPQVLLSAPTGAGKSTWLPLEILKSGGFDGKIIMLEPRRLAARNVAQRLADQLGEPCGQTVGYRMRAESCTGPTTRLEVVTEGILTRLLQRDPELSGVSLVILDEFHERSLQADLALALLLDVQQGLREDLRLLIMSATLDNDRLQALLPQAPTVISEGRSFPVERRYQALPAHQRFDEAVAQAVSGLLREEAGSLLLFLPGVGEIQRVQTQLAERVGRDVVLCPLYGALPLAEQRKAILPAPPGVRKVVLATNIAETSLTIEGIRLVVDSAQERVARFDARTGLTRLITQRISQASMTQRAGRAGRLEPGICLHLIPKEQAERASAQGEAEITQSDLGGLLLELLMWGCRDVAELHWLDLPPAVNLAAARQLLTTLGALKDGQLTARGRQMAQLGNDPRLAAMLVSAQGADAQATAARLAAILEEPPRGQETDLRGAFSRNQGNWQARSGQLMKRLKAKGGAPSLTLAPSLLAGAFSDRIARRRGQEGRYQLANGMGAMLEGDDALTRYEWLIAPLLLQGSHSADARILQALPLDIDALIDACPHLLRQRDSLEWNDEQGTLRAQRRWQVGELVLKTQPLSKPSEEELHQAMLNGIREKGLSVLNWTPEAEQLRLRLHCAARFLPEHPWPDVSDEALLASLDVWLLPELRGVHSLRALKNINLAQALLHLLDWQQRQRLDSALPGHYTVPTGSRIAIRYHEENPPALAVRIQEMFGEAETPVIAEGRVPLTLELLSPAQRPLQITRDLSAFWRGAWKEVQKEMKGRYPKHVWPDDPANALPTRRTKKYQ, encoded by the coding sequence GTGTCGTCTTTACCGGTCGCCGCCGTTTTGCCTGAACTTCTCAATGCCCTGCAGCATGCGCCCCAGGTGCTGCTTAGCGCCCCGACCGGCGCCGGGAAATCGACCTGGCTGCCGCTGGAGATCCTTAAGTCAGGCGGCTTTGACGGAAAAATCATTATGCTGGAGCCCCGGCGGCTGGCGGCCCGCAACGTGGCGCAGCGCCTCGCGGATCAGCTTGGCGAGCCGTGCGGTCAAACCGTGGGCTACCGGATGCGCGCCGAAAGCTGTACCGGCCCCACGACCCGGCTTGAAGTCGTAACCGAAGGCATTCTGACGCGGCTCTTACAGCGTGACCCTGAGCTGTCCGGCGTATCGCTGGTCATTCTCGATGAGTTCCACGAGCGCAGCCTGCAGGCGGATCTCGCGCTGGCGTTGCTGCTCGACGTCCAGCAGGGGCTGCGTGAGGATCTCAGGCTCCTTATCATGTCCGCGACACTCGACAACGACCGCCTCCAGGCGCTGCTGCCGCAGGCGCCGACGGTCATCTCCGAAGGGCGCAGCTTCCCGGTAGAACGTCGCTATCAGGCGCTGCCTGCGCATCAGCGTTTTGATGAGGCCGTGGCGCAGGCGGTGAGCGGGTTGCTGCGCGAGGAGGCGGGGTCGCTGCTGCTGTTTTTGCCGGGCGTCGGCGAGATCCAGCGGGTGCAGACGCAGCTTGCGGAGCGCGTCGGGCGCGATGTGGTGCTCTGTCCGCTGTACGGCGCGCTGCCGCTCGCGGAGCAACGCAAAGCGATCCTGCCCGCGCCGCCGGGCGTGCGCAAAGTGGTGCTGGCCACCAACATCGCTGAAACCAGCCTGACCATCGAAGGCATCCGGCTGGTGGTGGACAGCGCCCAGGAGCGCGTGGCGCGCTTTGACGCCCGCACCGGCCTGACGCGGCTTATCACCCAGCGTATCAGCCAGGCGTCGATGACCCAGCGGGCCGGTCGCGCCGGGCGTCTTGAGCCGGGCATCTGCCTGCATCTCATCCCCAAAGAGCAGGCCGAGCGCGCAAGCGCGCAGGGCGAGGCGGAAATCACCCAGAGCGATCTCGGCGGTCTGCTGCTGGAGCTGCTGATGTGGGGCTGTCGCGATGTTGCCGAACTCCACTGGCTGGATCTGCCGCCCGCGGTCAACCTTGCCGCCGCGCGCCAGCTGCTGACCACGCTTGGCGCGCTGAAAGACGGCCAGCTTACCGCCCGTGGACGCCAGATGGCGCAGCTCGGCAACGATCCGCGGCTCGCGGCGATGCTGGTCAGCGCGCAGGGCGCGGACGCCCAGGCAACAGCGGCGCGGCTTGCCGCTATTCTCGAAGAGCCGCCGCGCGGGCAGGAGACGGATCTGCGCGGCGCGTTTTCCAGAAACCAGGGCAACTGGCAGGCCCGCAGCGGGCAACTGATGAAGCGGCTGAAGGCGAAAGGCGGCGCGCCGTCGCTGACGCTTGCGCCCTCGCTGCTGGCTGGCGCGTTCAGCGATCGGATTGCGCGGCGTCGCGGCCAGGAGGGGCGTTATCAGCTTGCGAACGGCATGGGCGCAATGCTTGAGGGGGACGACGCGCTGACGCGCTACGAATGGCTTATCGCCCCGCTGCTGCTTCAGGGGAGCCACAGCGCCGACGCGCGGATTTTACAGGCGCTGCCGCTGGATATTGACGCGCTGATTGACGCATGTCCGCACCTGCTACGCCAGCGCGATTCGCTGGAATGGAACGACGAACAGGGCACGCTGCGCGCGCAGCGCCGCTGGCAGGTCGGGGAACTGGTGTTGAAAACCCAGCCGCTGTCGAAGCCTTCTGAAGAGGAGCTGCATCAGGCGATGCTCAACGGCATTCGCGAAAAAGGGCTTTCTGTTCTTAACTGGACGCCGGAGGCAGAACAACTGCGCCTGCGTTTGCACTGCGCGGCGCGCTTTCTGCCGGAACATCCGTGGCCGGACGTGAGCGACGAGGCGTTGCTGGCGTCGCTGGATGTCTGGCTGCTGCCTGAGCTGCGCGGGGTCCACTCGCTGCGCGCGCTGAAAAACATCAATCTCGCCCAGGCGCTGCTGCATTTACTCGACTGGCAGCAGCGGCAACGGCTGGATAGTGCGCTGCCGGGGCATTACACTGTGCCGACCGGCAGCCGGATAGCGATTCGCTATCATGAGGAAAACCCACCGGCGCTGGCGGTGCGCATTCAGGAGATGTTCGGAGAAGCCGAAACGCCGGTTATCGCCGAAGGCCGGGTGCCGCTTACGCTCGAACTGCTTTCACCCGCCCAGCGGCCGCTGCAAATTACGCGCGATCTCAGCGCGTTCTGGCGCGGCGCCTGGAAAGAGGTGCAGAAAGAGATGAAAGGGCGCTACCCGAAACATGTCTGGCCGGACGATCCGGCTAACGCGCTGCCGACCCGGCGAACCAAAAAGTATCAGTAG
- the thpR gene encoding RNA 2',3'-cyclic phosphodiesterase: MSDQKRLFFALPLPAGLQQQIIEWRAATFAPDAGRPIAAANLHITLAFLGDVSAQKQRTLSALAGRISQPGFTLHLDDAGHWPRSQVVWLGSRQPPRGLLQLANLLRAQAARSGCPQSAQPFHPHVTLLRNAQHPVRLPPPGFGWQFPVREFVLYESRFEKGRTRYQPLECWSLNP, encoded by the coding sequence ATGTCAGACCAGAAACGGCTGTTTTTCGCGCTGCCGCTGCCCGCCGGGCTTCAGCAACAAATTATTGAATGGCGTGCCGCGACCTTCGCGCCCGACGCGGGCAGGCCCATCGCCGCCGCTAATCTGCATATTACGCTCGCCTTTTTAGGTGACGTAAGCGCGCAGAAGCAGCGCACGCTAAGCGCGCTCGCCGGGCGCATCAGTCAGCCCGGTTTTACGCTGCATCTTGATGACGCCGGTCACTGGCCCCGCTCGCAGGTGGTCTGGCTGGGGTCGCGCCAGCCGCCGCGCGGCTTGTTGCAGCTCGCGAATCTCCTGCGCGCGCAGGCGGCGCGCAGCGGTTGCCCACAAAGCGCGCAACCCTTTCATCCGCATGTCACATTACTGCGTAACGCTCAGCACCCGGTCAGGCTGCCGCCACCAGGGTTTGGCTGGCAGTTTCCGGTGCGGGAGTTTGTGCTCTATGAGTCGCGTTTTGAAAAGGGACGTACCCGTTACCAGCCGCTGGAATGCTGGTCTCTTAACCCATAA
- the sfsA gene encoding DNA/RNA nuclease SfsA produces MEFTPALQPARLIARYKRFLADVVTPEGETLTLHCPNTGAMTGCATPGDTVWYSTSSVATRKYPHTWELTETRDGALICVNTLRANAVVKEALQAQRLPAFAGYESLQSEVKYGAERSRIDFMLQASDKVNCYIEVKSVTLSEPDSGYFPDAVTVRGQKHLRELMSVVENGDRAVLLFAVLHSAITQVAPARHIDERYAELLSEAQRKGVEVLAWKASLSASEITLTSPLPVRL; encoded by the coding sequence ATGGAATTTACCCCCGCCCTGCAACCGGCCCGGCTGATTGCGCGCTACAAGCGCTTTCTTGCCGATGTGGTGACGCCGGAAGGCGAAACCCTGACCCTGCACTGCCCGAACACCGGCGCGATGACCGGCTGCGCCACGCCGGGGGATACCGTCTGGTATTCCACGTCCAGCGTGGCGACGCGCAAATACCCGCATACCTGGGAATTAACCGAAACCCGTGACGGGGCGTTAATTTGCGTGAATACGCTGCGCGCGAACGCCGTCGTGAAAGAGGCGCTACAGGCACAGCGTCTGCCTGCGTTTGCCGGTTATGAGAGTCTCCAAAGCGAAGTGAAGTACGGCGCCGAGCGCAGCCGAATTGACTTCATGTTACAGGCGAGTGACAAGGTTAACTGCTATATTGAGGTGAAATCCGTGACGCTGTCGGAGCCGGATTCAGGCTACTTCCCGGATGCGGTGACCGTGCGCGGTCAGAAGCATTTACGGGAGCTGATGAGCGTGGTGGAAAACGGGGATCGGGCCGTGCTGTTGTTCGCCGTTCTGCACTCCGCCATTACGCAGGTCGCCCCGGCACGCCATATTGATGAACGCTACGCCGAGCTTTTAAGCGAGGCGCAGCGCAAGGGGGTGGAAGTGCTGGCCTGGAAGGCCTCGCTCTCCGCCAGTGAGATAACGCTGACGTCGCCTTTGCCGGTTCGCTTATAA
- the dksA gene encoding RNA polymerase-binding protein DksA — translation MQEGQNRKTSSLSILAIAGVEPYQEKPGEEYMNEAQLAHFKRILEAWRNQLRDEVDRTVTHMQDEAANFPDPVDRAAQEEEFSLELRNRDRERKLIKKIEKTLKKVEDEDFGYCESCGVEIGIRRLEARPTADLCIDCKTLAEIREKQMAG, via the coding sequence ATGCAAGAAGGGCAAAACCGTAAAACATCGTCCCTGAGTATTCTCGCCATCGCTGGGGTGGAGCCGTATCAGGAGAAGCCGGGCGAAGAGTATATGAACGAAGCCCAGCTGGCGCACTTCAAGCGTATTCTTGAGGCATGGCGTAATCAACTCCGGGATGAAGTCGATCGCACTGTAACCCATATGCAGGATGAAGCTGCAAACTTCCCGGATCCGGTAGACCGTGCCGCCCAGGAAGAGGAGTTCAGCCTTGAGCTGCGCAACCGCGACCGTGAGCGTAAGCTCATCAAGAAAATTGAAAAAACGCTGAAAAAAGTGGAAGACGAAGATTTCGGCTACTGCGAATCCTGCGGTGTTGAAATCGGTATCCGTCGCCTCGAAGCGCGTCCTACCGCCGATCTGTGCATCGACTGCAAGACGCTCGCCGAAATCCGCGAAAAACAGATGGCCGGCTAA
- the gluQRS gene encoding tRNA glutamyl-Q(34) synthetase GluQRS: protein MSVKPYIGRFAPSPSGELHFGSLIAALGSYLQARALQGTWLVRIEDIDPPREMPGAADTILRQLEHYGLHWDGEVLYQSQRHDAYREALAYLRDHGLSYYCTCPRSRIQQTGGVYDGHCRTLHHGPENAAVRLVQTHPVMAFTDKLRGTLTADPALAREDFIIHRRDGLFAYNLAVVVDDHFQGVTEIVRGADLIEPTVRQISLYQQLGWQAPDYVHLPLVINPDGNKLSKQNHAPPLPKGDPRPVLSAALAFLNQPVEDDWRALSTETLLRQAVEKWDLSAVPAAVAANPAFSNALR, encoded by the coding sequence ATGTCTGTGAAGCCTTATATCGGGCGCTTCGCCCCCTCTCCTTCCGGCGAACTGCATTTCGGCTCGCTTATCGCCGCGCTCGGCAGCTATCTTCAGGCCCGCGCATTGCAGGGTACGTGGCTTGTACGCATTGAAGATATCGATCCGCCGCGCGAAATGCCTGGCGCCGCCGACACGATTTTGCGCCAGCTTGAGCACTACGGCCTGCACTGGGACGGCGAGGTGCTGTACCAGTCGCAACGCCATGACGCCTACCGCGAGGCGTTAGCATACCTGCGCGACCACGGACTGAGCTACTACTGCACCTGCCCGCGCAGCCGCATTCAGCAGACAGGCGGCGTCTATGACGGCCACTGCCGCACGCTGCATCACGGCCCGGAAAACGCGGCCGTCCGGCTGGTGCAGACGCATCCGGTTATGGCCTTTACCGATAAACTGCGCGGCACACTCACCGCCGATCCGGCGCTGGCGCGCGAAGATTTTATTATTCATCGCCGGGATGGGCTTTTCGCCTATAACCTGGCGGTGGTGGTGGATGACCACTTCCAGGGCGTGACGGAAATCGTGCGCGGCGCGGATCTTATCGAGCCGACGGTGCGCCAGATTTCGCTGTATCAGCAACTGGGCTGGCAGGCGCCCGATTACGTGCATCTGCCGCTGGTAATTAACCCGGATGGCAACAAGTTGTCCAAACAGAATCACGCGCCGCCGCTGCCCAAGGGCGATCCGCGTCCGGTGCTGAGCGCCGCGCTGGCGTTCTTAAACCAGCCGGTCGAAGACGACTGGCGCGCGCTTTCCACCGAAACGCTGTTGCGTCAGGCGGTGGAAAAATGGGATCTCAGCGCGGTGCCTGCGGCGGTGGCCGCGAATCCGGCATTCTCAAACGCGTTGCGCTGA
- the pcnB gene encoding polynucleotide adenylyltransferase PcnB produces the protein MFTRVANFCRKVLNREESVVDEGAAQPAITIIPREQHAISRKDISENALKVMYRLNKAGYEAWLVGGGVRDLLLGKKPKDFDVTTNATPDQVRKLFRNCRLVGRRFRLAHVMFGPEIIEVATFRGHHEESVSDRATSQRGQNGMLLRDNIFGSIEEDAQRRDFTINSLYYSVADFTVRDYVGGLNDLNAGIIRLIGDPETRYREDPVRMLRAVRFAAKLDMRISPETGEPIPRLATLLNDVPPARLFEESLKLLQAGYGYATYRLLCEYNLFQPLFPGISRYFTEKGDSPMERIIAQVLKNTDNRIHNDMRVNPAFLFAAMYWYPQLEMAQKIAQESGLAYYDAFALAMNDVLDEACRSLAIPKRITTLIRDIWMLQLRLSRRQGKRAWKLMEHPKFRAAYDLLALRAEAENNGELQRLTNWWGEFQSAAPPLQKNMLNDLGDEPAERRRQRRPRRRAPRREGSA, from the coding sequence ATTTTTACCCGAGTCGCTAATTTTTGCCGTAAGGTGTTAAACCGCGAGGAGAGCGTGGTTGACGAAGGCGCCGCACAGCCCGCCATAACCATTATCCCGCGCGAACAGCACGCTATCTCCCGCAAAGATATCAGCGAGAACGCGCTCAAGGTGATGTACCGCCTGAATAAAGCCGGTTATGAAGCCTGGCTGGTGGGCGGCGGTGTGCGCGATCTGCTGCTTGGCAAAAAACCGAAAGATTTTGACGTCACCACCAACGCGACGCCGGATCAGGTGCGCAAGCTGTTTCGCAACTGCCGCCTCGTAGGCCGCCGCTTCCGCCTGGCGCACGTCATGTTCGGGCCGGAAATCATCGAAGTCGCCACGTTTCGCGGCCATCATGAAGAGAGCGTGAGCGATCGCGCCACTTCCCAGCGCGGCCAGAACGGCATGCTGCTGCGCGATAATATCTTCGGCTCGATTGAAGAAGACGCCCAGCGTCGCGATTTCACCATTAACAGCCTTTACTACAGCGTGGCCGATTTCACGGTGCGCGATTACGTAGGCGGTCTTAACGATCTTAACGCCGGGATTATCCGTCTGATTGGCGATCCGGAAACCCGCTACCGCGAAGATCCGGTGCGTATGCTGCGCGCCGTGCGTTTCGCCGCGAAGCTCGATATGCGCATCAGCCCGGAGACCGGGGAGCCCATCCCGCGCCTCGCCACGCTGTTGAACGATGTGCCGCCGGCGCGTCTGTTTGAAGAATCCTTAAAGCTGTTACAGGCAGGCTACGGTTACGCCACGTATCGCCTGCTGTGCGAATATAACCTGTTCCAGCCGCTGTTCCCGGGTATCAGCCGCTATTTCACCGAGAAAGGTGACAGCCCGATGGAGCGCATCATCGCGCAGGTGCTGAAGAATACCGATAACCGCATCCATAACGACATGCGCGTGAACCCGGCTTTCCTGTTCGCCGCCATGTACTGGTATCCGCAGCTCGAAATGGCGCAGAAAATCGCTCAGGAGAGCGGGCTTGCTTACTATGACGCCTTCGCGCTGGCGATGAACGACGTGCTGGACGAAGCCTGCCGCTCGCTCGCTATCCCGAAACGCATTACCACGCTTATCCGCGATATCTGGATGCTGCAGCTGCGCCTGTCGCGCCGTCAGGGTAAACGCGCCTGGAAACTGATGGAGCACCCGAAATTCCGCGCCGCCTACGATCTGCTGGCGCTGCGCGCCGAAGCGGAAAACAACGGCGAGCTGCAACGCCTGACGAACTGGTGGGGTGAATTCCAGTCCGCCGCGCCGCCGCTGCAAAAAAATATGCTTAACGATCTGGGCGACGAGCCGGCTGAGCGCCGTCGTCAGCGTCGTCCCCGCCGCCGCGCCCCGCGCCGCGAGGGCAGCGCGTGA
- the folK gene encoding 2-amino-4-hydroxy-6-hydroxymethyldihydropteridine diphosphokinase, with protein MTLAYIALGSNLAEPLSQVNDALAALAQIPHSRIVATSSFYRTPPLGPQDQPDYLNAAVALETSLTADALLDNTQRIELQQGRVRKAERWGPRTLDLDIMLFGDETINTPRLTVPHYDMKNRAFMLLPLAQIAPTLRFPDGEQLADVLERLDCSTIRHW; from the coding sequence GTGACTCTGGCCTACATCGCGCTCGGCAGCAATCTCGCCGAGCCGCTTTCACAGGTGAACGACGCGCTGGCCGCACTGGCGCAGATCCCGCACAGCCGCATCGTGGCGACCTCGTCATTTTATCGCACTCCGCCGCTCGGCCCGCAGGATCAGCCCGATTACCTGAACGCCGCCGTGGCGCTGGAAACCTCACTTACGGCGGATGCGCTCCTCGATAATACCCAGCGCATCGAGCTGCAACAGGGGCGCGTGCGTAAAGCGGAGCGCTGGGGGCCGCGCACGCTCGATCTCGACATCATGCTGTTTGGCGATGAGACAATAAACACGCCGCGGCTGACCGTTCCGCACTACGACATGAAAAACCGCGCTTTTATGCTGCTGCCGCTCGCACAGATCGCCCCGACGCTGCGCTTTCCGGATGGCGAGCAGCTGGCCGACGTGCTGGAACGCCTTGATTGCTCAACCATTCGCCACTGGTAA